The Drosophila suzukii chromosome 2 unlocalized genomic scaffold, CBGP_Dsuzu_IsoJpt1.0 scf_2c, whole genome shotgun sequence genome segment TGTCTTAATTTCTGTGAATAgtttccgaaaaatttgtggtgttgtgttttttttgttgtatgtACTTAGCGATGTGTCGATTTTTAACATATCAGTGTTCCAGGGTGGTGCGGTCTGTGCACGCTGAGTAACTTGTTTGAGGGGGAGGTCGTGCGCTTTGGAGTTTTCTATTATGCGGTCTATTGTTGATTTGTATTGTGGTCGTTTTGGTGGTCGGTatgatttaagaatttttattattggtgAGTTTTTGGCGTTAATCAGggattttaaaatgtttgttgTTAGGAGGTCACGTCTATCTTCTAGTGGGTCTGCGCGTGCTTCGTACAGGATGTTGTCGATAGGTGTCGTCCTGAATGCGCCAAGAGCAGTTCTGAAGGCAGTGTTTATCGGTGATTTTACTTTTCGTAATGTTGTTTGTGGGCAATATCCGTAGATTGGAAGGCCGTAGTCTGCTTTTGCGGTGATGATTGCTTTTGTGACGTTTAGGAGTGTAGACGTGTTGCAGTTGAATTTTGGGCTTGAGAGGcattttattatgttaatTGATTGTTTGAGGCTGTGTGAGAGTAGTTCAGTGTGCGTTTTCCACCTGTATTTGTTATTGAAATGTACGCCAAGTATTTTTAGTGATGTTTCgttttgtatttgtatgttACCCGTGGATAAAGTGCAGTTGCAGTTGTGCTTTCTGCAGACGTGCAGGTGTTTGCATTTTGTGGTCGAGAGCTTGGCGCCAGAGTATTCGGCCCAGTCCAGTATGGTGGTTATGATGGGGTTAAGGTTTATGTTgatattttttctgttttttagttttagtatCAAGTTAAAGTCGTCCGCATATGCGCTTAGGCTAATGTTGGGATGAAGAGTGAGTTTTTCTGCTAGTTGGTTGTATGCTATCACAAAGAGGATCACGGAAAGTGGAGAGCCTTGAGGTATGCCGTTTTGGATGGGTTGAAAGGAAGAGAGGTCGGAGTTGATACGAACCAGTATTTTTCTGTTTGTCATATAGTTTTTTATGTAGTTTGTTATTTTTGGTCCTGTTTTCCAACTGGCGAGTTGATTGAGTATGGAGTGGATTCCAATTCTGTCGAAAGCTTTTGCGAAATCTAGGGATATGATGGATGCGTGGTTTCTTCTTGAGATAGCTCTTGCTAATAGATGGTCAACTAGCAGTAGACTGTCCATAGCTGATTTACCTTTTCTGAAACCAGTTTGGCTGTTTTGGATAAGTTTGTCGTTTAGTACAAACCACCACAGTCGTTTTGCTATAATTttatcaagaatttttgatagACATGAGTTTAGTGAGATTGGCCGGTATGAATTTAGGTTGGTTTTATCTGTGTTTGGTTTTATTATTGGTATTATAAGACTATTTTTGTAGGTTTGTGGGATGTAGTTATTTAATATTGAGTTTTGCAGGCTTATTAttctattttttgttgttttaccTATGTTTTTTATCATGGTATAGTTAATTCTGTCCAGTCCGGGTGTATTTCCTTttagtgtgtttagtgctGCTGCGAATTCTATTGGTGTTATGGGCTTTTCTATTTCTATTGCTCTTTTGCTGGGAATGTATGACAGGGTGTGTGTGTTATTAAGTGATGTTTGCTTTTGGTGTATGAATGTGGTCGTAAAATTTGTATCGGATGATATTTCTgaaaaatttttgcaaaataagTCTGCGATTTCTAGTTTGTGGGTGGTGTTTTGGTTTGTGGTTGGGTTAAATATGCAGTGTATGTTTTTTTGAGGGTTGAGTCCGCAAAATCGTCGGATGTTGCTCCAGATTGTTTTTGGGGGTGTTTCGGGTGAGATTTGGGAAGTGAAGTTGTTTATACTTTGTTTTTTATCTTGTTTTAGTGTTAGTCTAAATAGTGCATTTGCTTTTTTGTATTTCAGGATGTGTTCTGTAGTTATGTTTCTTCTTAGATCGTGCCATTTCTTCATTTTGTCTGCTCTCAGTTTGCTAAGGTTATTGTTCCACCATGGTACATTTTGGGTCTTACTTATAGGGTGTGTTTGGGGTATTGCTTTGTGGGCGCTGGAGAGGATTATTTTGTGGATTGTTGCAGCTTCCTTGTTTATGTTTGTGCTTGGTTGTCTTTGTGCGGAGTATTCTTCAGTTAGCTGGCAAAATTCTTGCCAGTTTGCTTTGTCGGTTAGAAATGTAGGCTTACGTGGAGTGACTTGGCGGTTCGATGTGTTGGAGGTGAAGAGGGTAATAATTATGGGGAAGTGGTCGCTGCCAAACAGATTATCTTCTGTTTGCCATTTGCTGTCGATTTGTAGCATTGGGCTGCTGAAAGTTAGATCAACGTTTGTTAGTGTGTTGTGTGTGCTAAAGTGAGTAGGAGACATGtcgtttaataaaatatagttTGATTGGGTTATAAATTTCTCTAATATTTTTCCCCTTGTGTTGTTCTGATTTGAGCCCCAGTTTTTGTGCCAACCGTTAAAGTCGCCAGTGATCAAGGTGGGTATGTGTGAGGTGTCTAGTACGGCCTGAAGGTTTTGCAGTGAGAAAGATTTGTTAGGTGCGATGTAGGCTGAGATAATTCTGAATTTAAGTTTGGAGTTCAGTTCCATGCATACCGCGTCAAAATCGTCGCTAAGGGTTATTTCTCGAGCTTGCAGTGATTTGTGGGCTAGGAGACCTACGCCACCGTGGGAAGATGAGGTGTTTTTTGAAATAAGTATATAGTTAATGGGTATGGGAATGTGACTGGTAAATTTTATATGTGTTTCTTGTAAAGATACTATAAGTGGTGTGTGTTTTTTAATGATTGTTTGAAGTTCGCCGTAGTTGTTGATATATCCATTCATATTCCATTGTATAATCTTCATAGTCGTTTTAAAAGCCAGTAGTTTGTTGTTGGTAAAGGATTAGTTGATTGAGTACCTGTTTTTTGCTAACTGCTGCTAAAAGTGTCACATACTTTCTGAGTCGCTTATGTTAATGTGCTTGTTTTTGTTAAGATTTTTTGGTTGGTTAGTTTTGGTGGCTTTTAAGTTGGTTGTTAGTGTCTTGTTTTTGTCCTTAGAGAAAATACGTAGTTTCAGATCTTGGGTCCTTTCGCTTGCCATGTTGTCCTTTGAGGTGGTAGGGGGGTCGAGATCCATGCTGATAACATCAGTTGTTTGGTGAGCGGGTGAAGTTTGTGGGGGTGGTGTGGTGTTTGTAAATTGGGTTGGTGTGGAGGTGTCTGTAGAGAGGTCTTGGTATGATGTTAGTTTTCTTTGTTGATGTTCGTGTGTTGCTTGCGTGtcattgttttgttttgtgtgcTGGGGTGTGGGTGTTATTTTTGTGGTAGTTGTTGTTTTTGGGGTCTGTTGTTTAGATAGGACAGATGCAAAGCTGTTGCTAAGATGTTGGTTGCGACGAGTGTAGTATAGTTCTAGTGCAGTTTTGTGATCCACTTTTTGTGTAGTTTTTATTGTGATCagttctttttgttttatgaATGTTGGGCAGCTGCGGTCTAGTGGGCTGTGTTTTGCGTCTGTTTCGAACATGTGTTTGCAGTTAATGCAGCATTTTTCGCTGTTGCATTTCTCATTTTCTTCGGTGTGGACTTTCTCGGAGCAATTCTTGCAAAGTTCATCGGGGCTTTTACAGGTTGGAGTCGGGTGTCCAAATCGTAGGCATTTTCTGCACCTTAATGGGAGCGGGATGTATGGGCGTACGCGGATCTTTTCGTATCCAATGTTCAGGGAGTCTGGGAGAGTAAGGGTTTGgaatgttattataattaagCCAGTTTCTGTTAAAGCTTGATCTTGTTTTTTTAGGATGATGACTTTTTGATGTTTTAGTTCGTTTAGTATTTCGGTTTCGTCTATACTGCGTAATTCGTTGCAGTATATGACCCCCTTAGAGAAGTTCAAGGTCTTGTGTTCGGTGGCTTTTACTTCAATGTCTGCCATGTTTTTTATTCTAAGTAATTTGTTTGCTTGTAAATTGTTCTTAGTTTTAACTAATAAGTAGCCCGATCGAGTGTTTTTGCATGACTCCACTTCTCCTCCGCACGCGAAATCGATGGTTTTTTTAATTAGGAAGGGTGATACATTTTCAAAAGACTTATTGTCGGTTCTGGTGATTACAATGTATTTTGGTTCGCCTAGGTGTTTGTTGTATATTGATGTTCTACTTATGTCAGGCGGTTtatccattgttgttgtttttattggGCTGGCGCCCGGCACGTGGATTTGTGTTTGATGTGTTTGttgtgtttgttgtttttgattgttgcgaattttgttttgtgcacttgtttgtttttttgctGGTAAGCTAGCAAGAGCTGCTGTTTGCGATTAGCACTACGGGAGCACAGAGGTAACACGTCTTATCTCCAAGAAGTTTGAGGTGATACTGATGTTGAAAATTATTCTCGAGTCTCTCTCTCAAGCATttcgaacaaaaaaaaaatgcattttcgCGTATTCCTATTACTGTTAGTATGCGCAGTCGCTAAAATCACTTCAaatcaaacaacaacaacaacaacaacaccacaACCCCCGACAACAacagaaacagcaacaacaacaacaacaacaacaacacaaacaacaaccaGCACCAAAGAACCAGactcatcagcagcagcagcagacaacacaacatcagcaacacaaacaacaaccaGCATCAAAGAACCAGactcatcatcagcagcagcagcagcagcagcagcagacaacacaacagcagcaacacaaacaacaaccaGCATCAAAGAACCAGactcatcatcagcagcagcagcagcagcagcagcagcagcagcagcagcagcagacaaCGATGACGTTTCAAAAACATCACTCGTACCAAAATATGTCTATCATATTAACAttactattatatttttattattgctTTTGTTAGTCTATCTTGCAATTGTAATATTTCAAATAATCTTTTCCTGTTATATAGACTGCATCAAAGTTGAGATGACTGAAGATACAGCATCACCAGttcgaaataataataataataattacgAACTTAATAATGCATATTGtactcaaaatatttaaaaaacaaaaaaaaaaatagaaataaattaaaatactaatatttcatattgtggtgaaactaaaaaaaaaaaatcgtatttaatattggggtgagcgggagggagggcggtagggagagcgggaggagggcgggagggagagcgggagggagagcgagagcgggagggagggcgggagggagagcgagagcggGAT includes the following:
- the LOC139354293 gene encoding myb-like protein Q; protein product: MKSNEMDRINMLENTFKPITKPLNVIAENFLKKNKKANKYNNNNNNNNKRELIKYDDHQHRGLQEGEQQQQQQQQQQQQQQKQQQHVEMLKHKRRYSPKRVMRRRLDNTDNTNNDLEIKYAQSLKSLQIKQQQQQQHHNPRQQQKQQQQQQQQQHKQQPAPKNQTHQQQQQTTQHQQHKQQPASKNQTHHQQQQQQQQQTTQQQQHKQQPASKNQTHHQQQQQQQQQQQQQQQTTMTFQKHHSYQNILHQS